A single window of Microbispora hainanensis DNA harbors:
- a CDS encoding RrF2 family transcriptional regulator, whose protein sequence is MRMSEGVEWAMHCCLTLAWLGNEVPVSTAKLAAGFELPPAYLNKQLQALAKAGIMTSTPGARGGFRLARPLEEISVMDVVTAIEGPAEAFQCTEIRRRGAGAGRPEEQFRVPCAVSTAMRKAEMAWRRVLAAQTLADVQAAANRRAPQAGEVIRRWYEQN, encoded by the coding sequence ATGCGGATGAGCGAAGGCGTCGAGTGGGCGATGCACTGTTGCCTGACGCTGGCATGGCTCGGCAACGAGGTGCCGGTCTCGACGGCGAAGCTCGCCGCAGGGTTCGAGCTGCCGCCCGCGTATCTCAACAAGCAGCTTCAGGCACTGGCCAAGGCCGGGATCATGACGTCCACTCCGGGGGCGAGGGGCGGGTTCCGGCTGGCGCGGCCCCTGGAGGAGATCTCGGTCATGGACGTCGTGACGGCGATCGAAGGGCCTGCCGAGGCGTTCCAGTGCACGGAGATCCGACGGCGCGGGGCCGGCGCGGGGCGGCCGGAGGAGCAGTTCCGCGTTCCGTGCGCGGTCTCGACCGCGATGCGCAAGGCCGAGATGGCGTGGCGGCGGGTGCTGGCCGCGCAGACCCTGGCCGACGTGCAGGCCGCGGCGAACCGGCGTGCGCCCCAGGCGGGCGAGGTGATCCGGCGCTGGTACGAGCAGAACTGA